The Venturia canescens isolate UGA chromosome 7, ASM1945775v1, whole genome shotgun sequence genome segment ATGATACAGTGAATAAGAAAACCATTTCCGAACTTTGTTGGAAAATCAATCATGCTAATAAGTAACCAGTTACAAGGAACACATTGTTAAATAACGTAATGGAACTTAAAGTGTGGGTGGAGGGTATTCAACGAATCGTATGCGGTGTCACCGAATTAACGACCTGCCAGGtacgccatttttttctacaataaaaatgcgattaaccattttttcaatttgactCTCCATAGTTTGGAACAAATAACgagtcttcatattttttgtcgtttaacGTTCCTTTTTTAATCATATCGTTTTATCATTGTTCTTGTGGAACACAATCGTTTTTGGTTCAAATGCAATCAACTTGagataataatatttattcaaagaaatttttaactaCCTCTCAACTCAGAAAACACTGAAGGAATGTTATTTGCTGTAATCACAGACCTAAAATCTCTAGTTAGCATAACCGGCTATAACACATTCAAATTCATCAACTATCAATTTAACTAAAGAAAATCATATATATTTGGGAAAATATTCTTCTGTATTTTCATAGAATAGCTAAACTTTCTTTGTCAAGCATGCATCCATAAATTCTGGACGAATAGTGAAGAAATACATGGGGCAATACAATGCTATCATAATAGAATTTGAGACCTTATTCTGTTATGCAAACATTAAATATAAGGTCAACACCTTATGAGATTCATgcatatatttttcaagatttgctAAATGTTTTTCCAAGTTTTAAGTATGACGAACAAAAGTTCAGAGCTGGAACACTTCATACTTAGTACCatgaaatctattttttttttttaatgacttGTCAGAGTGGTACGAGTCTTTCAAATACTAATTCTTCATGAGATACTATCGTTTTCAGGATGTTGTTTATGCTCTTGCCCATGCTACGGCTCAAACTGGTCGATTCACATTGATCGAACGTTGGCGTTCCAATGAACGACTGCTGGCACCCCATGAGAACCCAGTCACAGTGAGCACGATTTTTAttagttttctttttattatttatcattataaAATTGGAACAGAAACTATTTTTAGATAAAAAGATATCAATTGCATTCAAGGATTTCCATGCTGCCAGGACATAATGAAGAGAATGTAAAAATTTAATCTCTCGATCCTTTGAATTCtcaatgatttttaaattactcCAACAAAATTCGTGTTTATACATGTTATGAATAGTGAATAATGAGATCTAATCTTTGTTTAGATATTGATCAAATGGGGAGAATATGCATCCGAAGTCCAGTTCATACTCCGTCGATCTTCTCCACACAGCAACAAGACGCAGAATAGCTCAGTAGTCGAAGGTACTCAGGGCAACCGATTTAGTGGAATGTCCGTACATTCGATTCAAGCTTCGACAGCTGGTCACTTGCACGATGACGCAAAATCTACCACACCAGTGGTGAATGTAGATGCTGGCCAGGGTATTCAAGAACGTAACTGTGACATTCGAAAATCTTTGACTTTTAATGGACTGCATGGTAATAATGCTGATAGTAATGTTAAGGTAATGTTACTCACATGGCTACTTACAGCTGCATATAAATGTATTTTAACCTTCCAAATTATATTTGTACTATAGTTTGATTTTGATTTCAGACTCAGGTTGAAAATATCGCCATTATTCAACCTACTTTGCAATCAAAAGCTAGAGTTTCTAGCATACGAAAATCTGCTCATAAAAATGTTCCATCACCAACAGGTATCCTCTCAAATGACGGTGAGTTTCTGAGATCAAATCCCCAAATTTGAATTGGCGATCCACACTAAGCATGCGACGCCTCGCGGATTTTTCTTGAACTGCTGTTGGAGTGCAAAGCAGGTGATCTGTCACATAATATATTAATGTCGTTAAGTGGTTTTTGGAGCAGTTATCAGAAAAAATGTACACATTCGTAAATTTGTCGAAGTTTTAAGTGCGACTGGTCCATGTTTCcaatgctaaaccatgtacaGCTGTCAAAATTATATTCCAATAGCGTTATTTTTTCGAGGAACACGAGCGCCGCCGCCATCGGTAGTGTGGATCGCCAATAtttagtatattacacacctagggagggaaagtagactacttcaaaccgcgggcagaattgtcacccgagccgaaggcgagggtgataagcacgcggtttgaggtggtctaatttcactcccgtggagtgtatacgatttttctgtccgacgcaggcggaaaGTGGCAACTTTCGGCCCGCTGCGCTGCGGAGGGctgaaaatagatttttttactAGAAGTTTTTCACTCCAAAAATCGGGGTCATAAGTCGAGTAAAAATACTGACTCATGTTGAGATCATAAAGACAGtttgttataaaaattaaatactggaattttttcaagcaGAATTTAGGAACCATGTTTTGTTTTCAACAGGAAACGTATACTTTTCACGCAAAAAAGTTCGAGAGTTGCCTCCTTACAGAGATCCTCCAGGTCCAACATCTCCGGTGAGGACCCTGCCACCATATCGAGAGCCACCACCACCTTCTTCAAACAGTCCCAGTCGATTACAGTATCAAGGAGAGACGAATAATTCCAGTTCACCTcatcataaaaataatcaatcatCACCcagaaattcaatgaaaataaagcgAAATCTCAACCAGGTATATCTTGCAGCGTACACCAATaagttttcgagaaaaacgaaaattataatctgtttttctttcatcacaGAATAAAGTgctgcttttttttccttgaaatATCAAACGTCTCCGATATTAAAATATGATTCTGCTTATTAGTTATTTCTCTCACATTCGTCCCACTGATGGAGCAGCGCCGTGAAGAGCAAAACATGTTGATAATTGTTAATTGTTGATATACACTTTTCTGTAGGAACTTCAAGAAACTAACGATTCTTCGCAGTCGAGTTATCCAGCTGATCAACAAACGTGTATGGTGACGGTAGCCTATACACAACGATACGTTGAACTCATTCGACTAGTCAACAGGCAACGTGATACGATCAACGCTCAGCAAGCAGATCTTACCAAGGTGATGAGCATATGGTTTCTGTTTCATGAAAAGAGTTGCTgaacaaaaatgtatttttgagAATGCATTTTTAAGTCATGGCGATAGATAttgacaacattttttatagtaGTTATTCACGATAGCTTTCGATACGAAATAATGATGGATTCTTccgattttataaaaaaattttagttcGATGCGGAAATTCTATACTGGGAAACTAAAAGCCGTGAGCAGTCTCACCAGATGGATTTTATTTCACAAGAAGTAAACCGGATGGAAACAAGTGGTCGTATGATCGAGGAACATGTAcgaatgagaatttttcattgatgatTCGAAATCTTTTGTTGACGATTCGTGACGGTTCGAAAACTTTGCTTCTTACAGTTAAAAGAATTGGCACACACGGAAGAGGAAAGTGAAATAGTTCGACaacaagaaaaaactttgaaatccGAAATTACACTTTTACGATCGAAGCTTGCCAACTGTGAAACCGAGTTGCTACAATGCAAGAATAAGATGAGGTAGAGAGACACTCGACTCGTTGGTCTATTTAAATGATCAGTTATGATGACGGtctctaaaaaaatgttctctctGTCAGGCTCGTTATAGAAGAATTGGCGTTGGAGCAACACGATGTGAATCGCGAATTGGATGAACGACAAATTATGGAACGCAAGATGATAGGGGAATTAGAACGGCTACAGGAAGAGGTCGAGCATGCTAAACAATCGGCAGAATTATCGAGTCAGTGCGCAGAAGTATTAAAGTTCGAAGTCAGTAGTCTCGAGGTTATTATCAGTGAAAAGAAAATGCAAGTTGAGCGTTTGGTAGCCGATATGAAAGAAGCCAATTTGCAAAGTCTTGCTGCTGCATCCCAAGATGATCCAGCCAAATATTTACTGGAAGGTGAAATTCAATAAGACCATAGTAAAACGTTAGAAATGCATGATTGTAGGTTGTTCTCCATTCacatgatattttatttttattttaggtATACAAAAACCGGGCAGTATGCGAAAAATCATCGGCTCTCCAAGACAATTGGAGACAGCGGTTCCAACGAGCAAAAATCCGCATGGTGTCTGGGTTTAAATTCAGAGTGATCTGTCACTCACCCTAACAATCGTGGCAATCGTTTTATCGCGTTGTACTGTTACGAAAATACCCAAACTCGCCATAATAATCAGCAGTAATGTTTCATCACTTAAAAATAATAGAGAATATTTGTTTTAATTTAAAGGATATACGATTTTATATGAGTTCACTAATAAATACTGCAAAAAGTCAACATGTCGATTGCTATTGTTGATGTTAGCTTTATGAATGTTCAAAATATCAGTTTAGACGGCACTTGGATCGTAATTTTGAAGTATTCACAAATTACCGACGTTTCACGAAAATTTCAGTGATTTATGGACTCTCGGTGACTCTCCgttatatttttagcatccTTCGTTGTTCCTGACATGAATATTCAAGATCCGGTAGACTTTGCGTAGCTCTTTATATAATTTCAAACGAAAATGTTACTAATGTGAAGTTTATTGTGCACAtttatgtaattttttcaaatacccGTGTCAGCAACGTTCGATGTTAGTAATCGATTAAGT includes the following:
- the RASSF8 gene encoding ras association domain-containing protein 8, whose product is MELKVWVEGIQRIVCGVTELTTCQDVVYALAHATAQTGRFTLIERWRSNERLLAPHENPVTILIKWGEYASEVQFILRRSSPHSNKTQNSSVVEGTQGNRFSGMSVHSIQASTAGHLHDDAKSTTPVVNVDAGQGIQERNCDIRKSLTFNGLHGNNADSNVKTQVENIAIIQPTLQSKARVSSIRKSAHKNVPSPTGILSNDGNVYFSRKKVRELPPYRDPPGPTSPVRTLPPYREPPPPSSNSPSRLQYQGETNNSSSPHHKNNQSSPRNSMKIKRNLNQELQETNDSSQSSYPADQQTCMVTVAYTQRYVELIRLVNRQRDTINAQQADLTKFDAEILYWETKSREQSHQMDFISQEVNRMETSGRMIEEHLKELAHTEEESEIVRQQEKTLKSEITLLRSKLANCETELLQCKNKMRLVIEELALEQHDVNRELDERQIMERKMIGELERLQEEVEHAKQSAELSSQCAEVLKFEVSSLEVIISEKKMQVERLVADMKEANLQSLAAASQDDPAKYLLEGIQKPGSMRKIIGSPRQLETAVPTSKNPHGVWV